The DNA segment CAGCAGCAGCTCCCACTGATGCCGATCTCATAGCGGCGCATACCGCAGGGGATCCACACGCCTTCAACGAGTTGGTCAAGCGGCACCGCGACAGGATGTGGGCCGTTGCCCTCCGCACGGTGCGCGACCCCGAGGAAGCCGCCGACGCCTTACAAGAGGCGTTCATCTCGGCGTTCAGGGCTGCCGCCAATTTCCGGGCGGAGTCGCAGGTCACCACCTGGCTGCACCGGATCGTCGTCAACGCCTGCCTCGACAGGGTCCGCAGGCGACAGGCCCGTCCGACGGTGCCGCTGCCGGAACAGGGCCACAACGAGCCCGCCATGCCCCGTGACTCGATCGCGGAGCGGGAAACCCGGCTGGTGATCAAGGAAGCGCTCGCGCAACTACCCGAGGAACAACGGGTCCCGATCGTGCTGGTCGACGTCGAGGGTTACTCCGTTGCCGAAACGGCGAAAATGCTGAATATCGCCGAGGGAACAGTCAAGAGCAGATGTGCTAGAGGACGCGCCAAACTGGCCAAACTTCTCGCCCATCTGCGGAACCCCGACTCTCACGGTGACGTCCCAACTCACGAACGCAAAAACGGGGAGGGACGATGACGGACGAAGGCAGGGGGTTGGGCGGGGCAGTCGGCCCCCCGTGGTCTGTCGATGTGCTCGCCGACCTGCATGCCGGTGTACTCAGCGAACGCGAAGCGGCCGAATTGTGGCCGAGAGTCAACGCGGATCCTGAAGCACGCGCGATCATCGAGGCGCTCGATGCGACGAGTGCCGATCTCGCCAGTCTTACCGCCGCGCCGATCGAACCGATGCCGGCCGACGTGGCGGCAAGGATCGAAGCGGCGATCACGCAGGAAAGCAACGCACGTGACTCGAACGTCGTGAGTATCGACGTTGCTCGCAAGCGCAGGAACAAGCGTGCGGGCTGGGGGGCGGGCTTCCTGGCCGCCGCGGCGGCCGTGGTCGCCGCGGTCGTCATTACGGTGCCCGGCGCGCAGGAACAAACTGGGGGCGTCGCCGAACCCGCACCTTCGGACAGCGGGCAGGCGGACAGTGAGGCACCACTCGCACTGCAAAGTGACAATCTCGGCAGTGCGCTCGGTGAGATCAACGGGGTCCGCGACTTCGGGCCGGTTGGGGATCAACAGCGGCTGGCGGCCTGTGTCGAGGCAAACGGTATCGATCCGGCCGTGAAGCCGGTCGGGTTCCGTCCCGCGA comes from the Prauserella marina genome and includes:
- the sigM gene encoding RNA polymerase sigma factor SigM, with product MTAAAAPTDADLIAAHTAGDPHAFNELVKRHRDRMWAVALRTVRDPEEAADALQEAFISAFRAAANFRAESQVTTWLHRIVVNACLDRVRRRQARPTVPLPEQGHNEPAMPRDSIAERETRLVIKEALAQLPEEQRVPIVLVDVEGYSVAETAKMLNIAEGTVKSRCARGRAKLAKLLAHLRNPDSHGDVPTHERKNGEGR